GGCAAGTGTTGCTGGTTGCCTGTTACTAGTTTAAAACTAGAAACTAGAACCCGGGAACTAGCATCTAAAAATACTGCGCACTCAATCTCAATCCGGCTAATTCATCGAAACCAAACATTAGGTTCATATTCTGAACTGCTTGCCCCGATGCTCCTTTCGACAGGTTATCGATTGTTGATGTTACCAATAGCTTGTCGCCGTATTTTGCCAGATGTACCAAACCTTTGTTTGTCCCTACCACCTGTTTCATGTGGATTTTATTCTTGGAAACAACTACGTTTTCTGAGTCTTTATAGAAATTTTCGTATATCTCGTAAGCTTCTTCAACCGTGCCTTCAAACTTAGTGTACATTGTTCCAAAAATACCTCTTGCAAAGTCACCACGACTTGGCAGGAAGTTAATTTCCTTATCGAAACCGGCTTGTAATTCCACAATGCTTTCTCCTATTTCGCCAAGATGTTGGTGAGTAAACTCTTTATATGTAGAAAAATTATTGTTACGCCACGAGAAGTGAGTTGTTGCCATTGGCTTTACTCCTGCTCCAGTAGATCCTGTAACATAATTTACATGCAAATCGTCTTTAAGCAATTGCTTTGATGCAAGCGGAAGAATAGCAAGCTGGATTGCTGTTGCAAAACATCCCGGATTAGCTATATAATTTGCTTTTTTTATAAGTTCACGATTTGTTTCAGGCAAACCGTAGATGAACTCTTTCCCCTGAAATACCATATCGGCATTCAAACGAAAATCGTTACTTAAATCTACTATTTTAGTATCTGCAGAAAACTCGTTAGCCTCTAAAAATGCACTTGAATTTCCGTGTCCGAGACATAAGAAAACTACATCTACATCTTTATTAATTTCACTTGAGAATATTAATTCTGTATCTCCTATCAAATCTTCGTGAACATCGGAAAGTTTATTCCCGGCATTCGAAGTTGAATAAACGAAATCAATCACCGCCTCAGGGTGGTTCACTAATATTCTACAAAGTTCTCCGGCTGTATATCCGGCTCCGCCTATTATACCTGTTTTTATCATTTTATAATGCTTTTGCCTTTTGGCTTTTGGCTGTTAGCTTTTGACAACTGCCAAGAGCTAAAAGCCAAGAGCTAAATGCTATTTTTTATTAACCGAGTGATATATCTTATTCGAAGTAGAAAGAATCTTAATAAATCCTTTAGCTTCTTCTGAATTCCACAATTTGTTTACTTCTCCGTAATCGCCAAATTCGTTACTCATCAAATCAAATGAAGACTTTATTCCGTTTATCTGGAATGTATATGGCATTAACGTTAGCTCTACGCTTCCTGTAACTGATTTTTGAGAACTTTCGAGGAATGCTTCAATATCTCTCATTATAGGATCAAGATATTGTCCTTCGTGAAGCAACATTCCGTAAAAATCTCCCAATTGAGCTTTGTGGTATTGTTGCCACTTAGATAAAGTATGTTTTTCTAGTGCCTGATGGGCTTTTATAATCGTAATTGCTGCAGCAGCTTCAAAACCTACTCTACCCTTTATACCAATAATTGTATCTCCAACGTGTATATCTCTACCTATTGCATACGCTGACGTAAGCTCTTCAACCTTCAAAATTGCATCTAACGAAGAAAAAGTTTCACCATTTACACCTGTAATCTGACCTTTTTCAAATTCAATTGAAATTGTGTCCGGCTCCGTTTTGGTAAGCTGACTGGGGTAAGCAGAATCCGGTAAAGCCTTATGCGAAGTAAGTGTTTCAGCACCGCCTACAGATGTTCCCCAAATACCTTTATTGATAGAATATTGTGCTTTTTCCCATGCCAGATCAACTCCTTTTTCTTTTAAATAACTAATTTCCTCTTCTCGAGTTAGCTTCATATCCCGAATAGGAGTGATAATTTCAATACCCGGTGCCAGAGTTTGGAAAATCATATCGAACCTAATCTGATCATTTCCTGCGCCCGTACTTCCGTGAGCTACAGCATCGGCTCCAACTTCTTTAGCATATTCAATAATTGCAATAGACTGAAATACTCTCTCAGCAGATACAGATAATGGATAAGTGTTATTTTTAAGAACATTACCATAAACCATAAATTTAATGGCCTTATCATAATACTCTTGTGTTATATCTAAATTCACATGCTCTACAGAACCCATTTCTTGGGCTTTAGCAGTAACTACCTCTAATTCTTCTTTCGAAAATCCTCCTGTATTTACTAAAACCGTATGAATTTCATAACCTTTTTCTATTCCGAGATACTTTAAACAATATGTTGTATCTAAACCTCCGCTATATGCTAATACTACCTTTTTCATCTGTTTATAATCTTATGTTTTGATCTTTTCATCACTCAATACGACATAAAACATCAAACATTATTTATTTTACTTACTAAATGTTAAGAACAAATATTTCTTTGATTTCTTAATTTTCTTTGCTGTTAAAAACAACGATTGTTTTATTCTTTTAAGTCTAGCTAAAACCTTTGATTTTTCCTCAAAATTGAACTTTTCCTCATCATCTTTGCGTTCAGGATCGTATAATAATCCGGTACAAAGACACATTTTGTGATTTGTCCTTTTTAGAACATCATAATTCACACAAGTTTTACATCCTTTCCAAAAGGAATCATCCTGAGGTAGTTCAGAAAAAGTAACAGGTTTATAACCTAATTCAGTATTGATTTTTAAAACAGGTAAGCTTGTCGTTATTCCAAAAATCTTTGCTTTTGGATACAACTCCATAGAATAATTAAAAATTTTAGCCTTGATTTTTTTTGCCAATCCTAAATTTCTAAAATCCGGGTGAACAATAAGTCCTGAATTTACCAGAAACTTTCCTCCCTGAAATATCTCTATATATGAGAATCCGGCAAACCTTCCGTCTTCAGCAATAGCTATAACAGCCTTTTCCTCTTTTATCTTTGCCTCAACATATTCAAATGAACGTTTTGCAATACCTGTTCCCCTGGCATTTGCAGAAGTCTCAATAGTATCAAGTATTTCATTTACATACTTAACATGCGAAGCATCACTGACAAATACGTCTATATTCATAAACTATGAATTAACAATCATTAATTATATCTTGACAATTAATGTCAAACCTATTACTCTTAAACTTATGTTGGAATATCTATAACATGAAATAAAATGGTACGTAACCATTCACTAATACCTATACACGCACAGGGCGGCGGCGGTATAAAATCATAGCACAGCGGCGTGTAGAATACTCCGTTGATGTAGAATTTGTATGTGCTATTATTTTAATCACTTTTGTTCTGTTTAGTGCTGTAAAAATATAACTGATTTTTCATTTAAGAAATAAAAATTACGGAAAATAATCACATCTCCGCATTTAATATCAAAAATCAACATTTAACACTTTTCAGGTAATATTTTAAAACAACGTCCCCTCTATTTCCTAAAAACAATTAGTTTATACAACTTAAATAAGCAGTAAAAACAAAAGAAAGGACAATTAATCATTAGACTATTCAATTAAATATCGGGGAATTTTGCTGTTAGCAATAATATTTTTTACAATTCATAGAATTATTTTCCTGAATTATCAGGACACTTAACAGTGTCATAATAAACTATAAATTCTTATTAAGAATTTAAAATTTAGTCTTTTCGCCAATTTATTATTTACCGTATTTTAATTTAAGTCCGTCCGCAACCCTGCCTAAATTAAGCCAGCCATACAGGTATTCATTACCTTGTGATTTTGAAAAAACCCGAACAGCCCCATAAACATTTTCACGACGAATTTCATCATAATATAATATACTGCTATAAATACCTCTAAAGTACCATGAGCCATCCTTTTCTTTAATTTCAACAGTAAACTTCGCTCCTTCCTCTTCCGGAATATCAATTACAGCAACAAAGTTCTTATCCTTTTTACTTTCAATTTTATAACCCAGCCATGATAAATAACTCTCAATTTGTTCATCACTGTAATCCTGGTTATTATGTACTATTGTATCTGTACCATCAACCTGATTTATCATTCCACAAGATGAAATTATTATGGACATTATTAAAAGGATAATTTTCTTCATAAACTTGCTTTGTTTTTAGTTAGTTAATCGTTTATTACTGCCCATTCCGGCATCTCGGTAATATCGATATCGAAAACATAAATAGCAAAAAAGTAAACTCCGGTAGTCACTATTGCCACACCGATAAAATTCAACCAAACTCCGGTTCTCACCATATCTATCACCTTCAATTTATTTGTTCCAAAAACCACAGCATTTGGAGGTGTAGCAACCGGCAGCATAAATGCCAGTGATGCTGCTAATGTTGCGGGCAACATTAAAACCAATGGATTTACCTGAATCTTCACAGCTATCCCTGCCAAAATTGGTAATATCATCTCAGTAGTGGCTGTGTTTGACGTCAATTCGGTTAAAAAAGACATCAATAAGGCCGTTAAAGCTATTATCAATAATGGAGGTAACTGCCCTATAAACTGAAGTTGTTCACCAAACCAAATCGCCAATCCAGATTCTACGAAACCCTGTGCCAGAGCAAAACCCCCACCAAACAACAAAACTATATGCCATGGCAGCTTAGCTATGTCACCTGTTTCAAGTAATCGTGTGTAATTAGGGTTCTTCGATGGTATCAGATATAAAATAAATGCTACTACTATCGCTACGGTACCGTCATTTATATATTTCGGTTTATTGAACAACTCTACCCAACCGGGAATATTAAAGGAATCGAATTTAACTCCGGCCCTGAAAATCCATAGAAGAGCCAGTGTAATAAACATAAACAGGATAGCTTTCTCGTCATAACTCATTATTTTGAGCTTACTATACTGCTTTTCTATAATTTCATCACTACCACTTACTTCATTTTTCGGGCGATACATAAAATACAGTAACACCCAGGCTATAAAAAACATTACCATACTAATAGGTAATGCAAATACAAACCATTGGGTAAATGAAATTTCAGGGGCTTCAGGAAATATTATAGAAAAGATTCTGGTAAAAGACAGGTTTGGCGGAGTTCCCAGTAATGTAGCTATTCCACCTATGGAAGCACCATAGGCAATTCCAAACAAAAGCCCTGTAGAGTATTTAACTGCATCATTTTTTTCGAGATACTCACCGGATTTAGAAATTATCGATATTGCTACAGGTACCATCATCATTGCGGTAGCTGTATTCGACATCCACATAGACAAAAACGCTGTAGCCAGCATAAATCCAAAGAGTACTTTTGCAAAACCGGTTCCTGTTAAAAGTAAAATTTTTAAGGCAATACGTCGGTGTAAGTTATGTTTCTCCATAGCTATTGCCATCAAAAAACCACCGATAAACAGGAATATAATATGATTAATATAAGCAGCGGAAACATCTTTACCATCCATTATTCCAAACAATGGAAAAAGTATCACCGGCAAAAGAGCTGTTACACCAATCGGAACAGCCTCACTGGCCCACCAAATTGCCATTAATACAGCAATAGCCAAGGTATAGGTAATTGCAGGCTCTCCGGGTTTTAAATCCGCAAATATTGAAATCAACAAAAAGGTTATGATTCCAATTATTACGAAGATGTTTTTGCGGGTTAGCATTTAGGATTGTTTAGTAATATAAATATATTGGATATTTTTGATTTATTGCCACTAATTGCTAATTAATAAACTGCCTTACGGCAGTTTTTATTACTCAAAATCAACTATCTGTCAAATCTACTTCAGGTAAAGACTTTTCGGTCTTAGCTCCCAGATCTTTCAGCTTTTGTACCTGCCCAAGAACATTACCCCTGCCCTCTGACATCT
The Bacteroidota bacterium DNA segment above includes these coding regions:
- a CDS encoding SLC13 family permease — protein: MLTRKNIFVIIGIITFLLISIFADLKPGEPAITYTLAIAVLMAIWWASEAVPIGVTALLPVILFPLFGIMDGKDVSAAYINHIIFLFIGGFLMAIAMEKHNLHRRIALKILLLTGTGFAKVLFGFMLATAFLSMWMSNTATAMMMVPVAISIISKSGEYLEKNDAVKYSTGLLFGIAYGASIGGIATLLGTPPNLSFTRIFSIIFPEAPEISFTQWFVFALPISMVMFFIAWVLLYFMYRPKNEVSGSDEIIEKQYSKLKIMSYDEKAILFMFITLALLWIFRAGVKFDSFNIPGWVELFNKPKYINDGTVAIVVAFILYLIPSKNPNYTRLLETGDIAKLPWHIVLLFGGGFALAQGFVESGLAIWFGEQLQFIGQLPPLLIIALTALLMSFLTELTSNTATTEMILPILAGIAVKIQVNPLVLMLPATLAASLAFMLPVATPPNAVVFGTNKLKVIDMVRTGVWLNFIGVAIVTTGVYFFAIYVFDIDITEMPEWAVIND
- the argG gene encoding argininosuccinate synthase, which gives rise to MKKVVLAYSGGLDTTYCLKYLGIEKGYEIHTVLVNTGGFSKEELEVVTAKAQEMGSVEHVNLDITQEYYDKAIKFMVYGNVLKNNTYPLSVSAERVFQSIAIIEYAKEVGADAVAHGSTGAGNDQIRFDMIFQTLAPGIEIITPIRDMKLTREEEISYLKEKGVDLAWEKAQYSINKGIWGTSVGGAETLTSHKALPDSAYPSQLTKTEPDTISIEFEKGQITGVNGETFSSLDAILKVEELTSAYAIGRDIHVGDTIIGIKGRVGFEAAAAITIIKAHQALEKHTLSKWQQYHKAQLGDFYGMLLHEGQYLDPIMRDIEAFLESSQKSVTGSVELTLMPYTFQINGIKSSFDLMSNEFGDYGEVNKLWNSEEAKGFIKILSTSNKIYHSVNKK
- the argC gene encoding N-acetyl-gamma-glutamyl-phosphate reductase; protein product: MIKTGIIGGAGYTAGELCRILVNHPEAVIDFVYSTSNAGNKLSDVHEDLIGDTELIFSSEINKDVDVVFLCLGHGNSSAFLEANEFSADTKIVDLSNDFRLNADMVFQGKEFIYGLPETNRELIKKANYIANPGCFATAIQLAILPLASKQLLKDDLHVNYVTGSTGAGVKPMATTHFSWRNNNFSTYKEFTHQHLGEIGESIVELQAGFDKEINFLPSRGDFARGIFGTMYTKFEGTVEEAYEIYENFYKDSENVVVSKNKIHMKQVVGTNKGLVHLAKYGDKLLVTSTIDNLSKGASGQAVQNMNLMFGFDELAGLRLSAQYF
- a CDS encoding GNAT family N-acetyltransferase is translated as MNIDVFVSDASHVKYVNEILDTIETSANARGTGIAKRSFEYVEAKIKEEKAVIAIAEDGRFAGFSYIEIFQGGKFLVNSGLIVHPDFRNLGLAKKIKAKIFNYSMELYPKAKIFGITTSLPVLKINTELGYKPVTFSELPQDDSFWKGCKTCVNYDVLKRTNHKMCLCTGLLYDPERKDDEEKFNFEEKSKVLARLKRIKQSLFLTAKKIKKSKKYLFLTFSK